Proteins from one Listeria weihenstephanensis genomic window:
- a CDS encoding LysR family transcriptional regulator translates to MFQWLQTFMAVFEAQNFTKAAENLFISQPTVSLHIQKLEELTGSELFIRNGRNHAVPTESAELLYLRAKQLDSLWENSLSEIKQLQGNTRISYHIGASQTIGVYMLPQVLPQLQEAFPNYDFVIHIANSTVIFKKVDMHEYNVGLVESPMIAPTIERAIFAYDSLVLAGNQNSDLWLLRESGSGIRAYTDQFFQQENIIPKQKIEIASNEAILNMLQQGIGKTLLSDLSIRDLTSTAPPEAITRALFQIHHAEFPQDDFQMALYKLLLETFQ, encoded by the coding sequence ATGTTCCAATGGCTCCAAACCTTCATGGCCGTTTTTGAAGCGCAGAATTTCACCAAAGCCGCTGAAAATTTATTCATCTCCCAACCGACCGTTTCCCTACATATTCAAAAACTAGAAGAACTCACTGGCTCCGAACTATTCATCCGCAATGGTCGCAATCATGCCGTACCAACAGAAAGTGCTGAATTATTATATTTACGCGCAAAACAGCTCGATTCACTATGGGAAAATAGCCTCAGCGAAATCAAACAACTACAAGGCAATACGCGCATCAGCTATCATATTGGAGCTTCTCAAACCATCGGCGTTTACATGCTTCCCCAGGTGCTGCCACAGCTACAAGAAGCCTTTCCAAATTATGATTTTGTCATCCATATCGCGAATTCTACTGTTATTTTTAAGAAAGTCGACATGCATGAATATAACGTCGGCCTTGTTGAATCGCCAATGATCGCGCCAACAATTGAACGCGCTATCTTTGCCTACGATTCCTTAGTTCTAGCAGGCAATCAAAACAGCGATCTCTGGCTTTTACGTGAATCAGGATCAGGAATTCGTGCTTATACAGATCAATTTTTCCAGCAAGAGAACATCATTCCTAAGCAAAAAATTGAAATTGCGAGCAACGAAGCGATCTTAAATATGTTACAACAAGGTATCGGCAAAACGCTTTTATCCGACCTTAGTATTCGCGATCTCACAAGCACGGCGCCACCTGAGGCCATTACGCGAGCCCTCTTTCAAATCCATCACGCCGAATTCCCGCAAGATGACTTTCAAATGGCCCTGTACAAGCTGCTACTAGAGACGTTTCAGTAA
- a CDS encoding YeiH family protein, producing MKWREKGFWIGIVVTLACSLAGKYLALLPGLQLVGALVIALILGMLVQLSRSLVVSAQPGTSFISNKFLRLGIILLGFRLNLEALADSGMKTIVLAIVVVAFTIVTVYFLCKWLKVESTLGMLAACGCGICGAAAVMGVSPQLKAKNDDAVLAVAVVAILGTVFTLIEVALKPMLGMTPTQFGVMTGSSLHEIAHAVAAGGAGGTQALDASIIMKLSRVLLLAPVALIVGIIAQRKARGTSDEKAKLPIPWFMGGFLLTSAIGTFIAMPASLLNGLVSLAYLCLGMAMAGLGMSVNFDVIIRRGGRVFLAATIGSVALLGLSIAASKLFF from the coding sequence ATGAAATGGAGAGAAAAAGGATTTTGGATTGGTATTGTGGTGACGCTAGCTTGCTCGCTAGCCGGGAAATATTTGGCGTTATTGCCTGGATTACAGCTCGTAGGGGCGCTGGTTATTGCCTTGATTTTGGGAATGCTCGTGCAACTTAGTCGGTCGCTTGTTGTTAGTGCGCAGCCGGGAACGAGTTTTATCTCGAATAAATTTTTAAGATTGGGGATTATTTTACTGGGATTTCGTTTGAATCTGGAGGCGCTTGCGGATTCGGGGATGAAGACGATTGTGCTGGCGATTGTAGTGGTTGCGTTCACGATTGTGACGGTATATTTTCTATGTAAATGGCTGAAAGTGGAGAGTACATTAGGAATGTTGGCGGCTTGTGGTTGCGGGATTTGTGGCGCAGCGGCTGTGATGGGTGTGTCACCGCAGTTGAAGGCGAAGAATGATGACGCTGTACTCGCGGTAGCGGTTGTGGCGATTTTGGGAACTGTGTTTACGTTAATCGAGGTAGCTTTAAAACCGATGCTTGGGATGACGCCGACGCAATTTGGTGTCATGACGGGTTCGTCGCTACATGAGATTGCACACGCGGTTGCTGCTGGTGGTGCTGGTGGAACGCAGGCGCTGGACGCTTCGATTATCATGAAATTATCGCGGGTCTTGCTACTTGCACCGGTGGCTTTGATCGTAGGAATCATCGCACAACGCAAAGCACGTGGAACATCGGATGAAAAAGCGAAATTACCGATTCCATGGTTCATGGGTGGTTTCTTGTTAACGAGTGCGATCGGAACGTTTATCGCGATGCCTGCAAGTCTCCTCAATGGACTTGTGTCACTTGCGTATCTTTGCTTAGGTATGGCGATGGCCGGACTTGGTATGAGCGTTAATTTTGATGTGATTATCCGTCGCGGCGGGCGTGTTTTTCTGGCAGCGACTATAGGTTCAGTAGCGCTACTAGGCTTGTCTATTGCCGCAAGTAAACTTTTCTTTTAA
- a CDS encoding ABC transporter ATP-binding protein: MKVLFQHLKKYKLQTTLSTLFVVVMVISQLWQPKLLQQVLEAIIKDDMDDITRIGILLIAIAIVGLIAGILNTILSAKVAQGVGADIRETSFRKIQTFSFSNIERLSTGNLVVRQTNDITQVQNLVMMSLQSITRIPIMFIGSFILAMYTLPELWWIIIVLVVLVLLIVFLIFGRMGKHFGKIQGFIDRVNAIAKENLAGMRVVKSFVQEDNELERFTKTSDKLTHHTIVVGQLFSIMIPAFMLVSNMAVVAAIYFAGDLVKDDPAVIGAIASFMNYLMQIMMAIIIGGMMMMMASRAMISLKRIGEVLETEPDITYDENAPKQDLVGSVEFRDVSFQYEGDETKALKHISFEAKPGEMVGIVGATGSGKSTLAQLIPRLYDPTEGEVLIGGVDLKKVNKQTIRDTVSLVLQRAILFSGTISENLRHGKKDATPDDMEKATRIAQAKEFIERHADVYEAPIVERGNNFSGGQKQRLSISRGIIGDPKVLILDDSTSALDARSEKLVKEALNKELSHTTTFIIAQKISSVIQADKILVLDAGELVGVGSHKELLETSATYREIYDTQKGKEVDA, translated from the coding sequence ATGGATGACATTACAAGAATTGGTATTTTACTTATTGCTATTGCCATTGTCGGACTTATCGCAGGTATTCTAAACACCATCCTCTCCGCGAAAGTGGCACAAGGTGTAGGAGCCGACATTCGTGAAACTAGTTTCCGCAAAATTCAAACATTCTCATTCAGCAATATCGAGAGACTTTCTACAGGAAACCTAGTTGTCCGTCAAACAAATGATATTACGCAAGTTCAAAACTTAGTGATGATGTCCTTACAATCTATCACTCGAATTCCGATTATGTTTATTGGTAGTTTTATTTTAGCGATGTATACCCTGCCTGAACTTTGGTGGATTATTATCGTACTTGTCGTGCTTGTTCTCCTCATTGTTTTCTTGATTTTTGGAAGAATGGGTAAACATTTCGGCAAAATCCAAGGCTTTATTGATCGTGTCAATGCGATTGCAAAAGAAAACTTGGCTGGTATGCGCGTTGTAAAATCGTTCGTACAAGAAGACAATGAATTAGAACGCTTCACAAAAACAAGTGATAAATTAACGCATCACACAATCGTAGTTGGACAACTTTTCTCCATTATGATCCCAGCTTTTATGCTCGTTTCAAATATGGCCGTTGTCGCAGCGATTTATTTTGCTGGTGATTTAGTCAAAGATGATCCTGCAGTTATTGGCGCGATTGCGTCCTTTATGAACTATTTAATGCAAATTATGATGGCGATTATTATCGGTGGTATGATGATGATGATGGCTTCACGTGCGATGATCTCGCTCAAACGTATTGGCGAAGTGCTTGAAACAGAACCTGATATCACATACGACGAAAACGCGCCAAAACAAGATTTAGTTGGTAGTGTTGAGTTTCGCGATGTAAGCTTCCAATATGAAGGCGATGAAACAAAAGCGCTGAAGCATATTTCGTTTGAAGCAAAACCTGGTGAAATGGTCGGTATCGTTGGTGCGACAGGCTCTGGTAAATCGACACTTGCCCAGCTGATTCCACGACTTTACGACCCAACAGAAGGTGAAGTTTTAATCGGCGGTGTTGACTTGAAAAAAGTGAACAAGCAGACGATTCGCGATACCGTTTCTCTCGTATTGCAACGCGCGATTCTTTTCTCAGGTACGATTTCTGAGAATTTGCGTCACGGTAAGAAAGATGCAACACCAGACGATATGGAAAAAGCAACACGCATCGCACAGGCGAAAGAATTTATCGAACGTCATGCGGATGTGTACGAAGCTCCAATCGTGGAACGTGGCAATAACTTCTCTGGTGGGCAAAAACAACGTCTATCGATCTCACGCGGTATTATTGGTGATCCAAAAGTTCTGATTCTCGATGATTCTACCAGTGCGCTCGATGCTCGTAGTGAAAAGCTTGTCAAAGAAGCTCTAAACAAAGAACTAAGTCATACAACAACTTTCATTATCGCGCAAAAAATCTCTTCTGTTATTCAAGCCGATAAGATTCTTGTTTTAGATGCTGGCGAACTCGTTGGCGTTGGCTCGCATAAAGAATTGCTTGAAACAAGTGCTACGTACAGAGAAATCTATGACACACAAAAGGGAAAGGAGGTTGACGCGTAA
- a CDS encoding ABC transporter ATP-binding protein: MSEFKRICRFFWHYLKAYKLQLSVIIIAIIGATYLQVKAPEYIGKAIQELATYAQRYFTTGVDDKTDFVHIIWMLVLFYVLLAGATFIQTILMAGVSGRATNRMRIGLFRKMEKLSIRFFDSHKDGEMLSRFTSDLDNISNTLNQALVQVLSNVALMIGVIIMMYNQNVKLATVTLILAPVAIIIAALIIRKARKYVDLQQDRLGELNGYIDEKISGQKIIITNGLEEETVEGFVKHNNIVKDATFKGQVYSGLLFPMMQGISLINTAVVIFFGGYLALDGSIERAAALGLIVMFVQYSQQFYMPLTQISSQYSMLQLAITGARRVSEIFDEEEEVERKDLKTIDGVHKSVKLQNVDFAYVPEKPVLKNVSIDVEKGKMVALVGPTGSGKTTVMNLLNRFYNVDNGAILFDDVDIRDIKLASLRKQVGIVLQDSVLFSGTIRDNIVFGKPEATDDEVTNAAKQANIHDFIMGLENGYSTKITDENNIFSVGQKQLISIARTIITNPSLLILDEATSNVDTVTESRIQKAMDNVISGRTSFVIAHRLKTILDADHIVVLHQGEVIEQGTHESLLKEDGFYAELYNNQFVME, encoded by the coding sequence ATGAGTGAATTTAAACGTATCTGCCGCTTTTTCTGGCACTATTTAAAAGCATACAAGTTGCAACTAAGCGTGATTATTATCGCGATTATCGGTGCTACTTATTTACAAGTCAAGGCTCCTGAATATATCGGTAAAGCGATTCAAGAACTGGCGACTTATGCACAGCGCTACTTTACAACAGGTGTTGACGATAAAACTGATTTCGTCCATATTATTTGGATGTTAGTCCTGTTTTACGTCCTACTTGCAGGCGCAACCTTCATTCAAACGATTCTGATGGCTGGTGTTTCTGGTCGTGCGACGAATCGAATGCGTATTGGCTTGTTCCGCAAAATGGAGAAACTATCGATTCGTTTCTTCGATAGTCATAAAGATGGCGAAATGCTCAGCCGTTTCACCAGTGACCTTGATAACATTTCCAACACGCTGAACCAAGCGTTAGTACAAGTTTTATCCAACGTTGCCCTTATGATCGGTGTTATCATCATGATGTACAACCAAAATGTGAAATTGGCAACTGTAACCCTTATTTTAGCACCAGTTGCGATCATTATTGCCGCTTTGATTATTCGTAAAGCGCGTAAATATGTGGATCTGCAACAAGATCGTCTCGGTGAACTGAATGGTTACATCGATGAGAAGATCTCTGGTCAAAAAATTATTATCACGAACGGCCTGGAAGAAGAAACAGTTGAAGGCTTCGTGAAACATAACAATATCGTTAAAGATGCCACATTTAAAGGCCAAGTATACTCTGGTTTACTTTTCCCGATGATGCAAGGTATTTCGTTAATTAATACCGCTGTCGTTATTTTCTTCGGTGGTTACCTCGCGCTTGACGGTAGTATCGAACGCGCCGCAGCTCTTGGTTTGATCGTTATGTTCGTGCAGTATTCGCAACAATTCTACATGCCACTTACACAAATTTCATCCCAGTACAGCATGTTGCAATTAGCGATTACTGGTGCTCGCCGTGTTAGTGAAATTTTTGACGAAGAGGAAGAAGTCGAACGCAAAGACTTGAAAACCATTGATGGCGTTCATAAAAGCGTGAAACTCCAAAATGTCGACTTCGCTTACGTTCCTGAAAAACCAGTCCTCAAAAATGTCTCGATTGACGTTGAAAAAGGTAAGATGGTAGCCCTTGTCGGCCCAACTGGTTCTGGTAAAACGACCGTCATGAACTTGCTGAACCGTTTCTATAATGTAGATAACGGCGCGATTCTTTTCGATGATGTCGATATTCGCGACATTAAGCTGGCATCATTACGGAAGCAAGTCGGGATCGTTTTACAAGATTCAGTCTTGTTCTCTGGTACAATCCGCGACAACATTGTCTTCGGTAAACCCGAAGCAACAGACGATGAGGTTACCAATGCCGCAAAACAAGCGAACATTCACGACTTCATTATGGGTCTTGAAAATGGCTATTCCACTAAAATTACCGATGAAAATAATATTTTCAGTGTTGGTCAAAAACAATTAATTAGTATCGCGCGGACGATTATTACGAACCCATCGCTACTTATTCTCGATGAGGCAACAAGTAATGTCGATACCGTAACTGAGAGCCGCATCCAAAAAGCAATGGATAACGTAATCTCTGGCCGTACTAGTTTTGTTATTGCTCACCGTTTGAAAACAATTCTTGACGCCGACCATATCGTCGTGCTACATCAAGGTGAAGTTATCGAACAAGGCACACATGAATCACTTCTAAAAGAAGATGGTTTCTACGCCGAGCTTTATAACAACCAGTTTGTGATGGAATAA
- a CDS encoding DUF4240 domain-containing protein, with product MHKQKFWKIIHTCVKRSKGDIELYEEQLEKQLNKLTIDNLIKWQLIFDEYHELSKSERLWAAAYLLNDGASDDGFDYFRAWLISHGEDIFLKVVADPDMLGTLISADIETLDEDFLGEFEEIMYVASYVYAEKTGDDDDEQFFNACEQFALTDHEKKEISQDVKLPEALDWDEDSNLALIFPQIAALKGEDA from the coding sequence ATGCATAAACAAAAATTTTGGAAAATCATTCATACCTGCGTCAAGCGTTCCAAAGGTGATATTGAATTGTATGAAGAACAATTGGAGAAACAATTAAATAAGCTAACCATCGATAATCTCATCAAGTGGCAGTTGATTTTTGATGAATATCACGAGCTTTCTAAATCAGAACGGCTTTGGGCAGCGGCATATTTACTAAATGATGGCGCAAGTGATGACGGTTTTGATTACTTCCGCGCTTGGCTGATTTCACATGGAGAAGACATCTTCTTGAAGGTCGTTGCCGATCCCGACATGCTTGGTACTCTTATAAGCGCAGATATCGAGACTCTAGATGAAGATTTCTTAGGCGAATTTGAAGAGATTATGTATGTAGCGAGTTACGTTTACGCTGAAAAAACAGGAGACGATGATGATGAACAGTTCTTTAATGCCTGCGAGCAGTTCGCCCTCACCGATCATGAAAAAAAGGAAATTTCGCAGGATGTGAAACTTCCGGAAGCCCTAGATTGGGATGAAGATTCCAATTTAGCGTTGATTTTTCCACAAATCGCTGCACTGAAAGGTGAAGACGCATGA
- a CDS encoding GNAT family N-acetyltransferase — MTITLEPILKSEEPVLQNLIQFYNYEFSMYVPTIRVKPDGLFKPMDLTNYWSEPAYHPFFIKVDDEIAGFALIKSTAECSHVEQFFTLKYVANRGIGKAAAKQIFDLFPGKWRVLQIKNNYPAQAFWRKVISEYTNDHYVEKYDAEDDRSSVQEFHTNNHN, encoded by the coding sequence ATGACGATAACACTTGAGCCTATTTTAAAAAGTGAAGAACCTGTCCTGCAGAATTTGATCCAGTTTTATAATTACGAATTCAGTATGTATGTGCCGACAATTCGGGTGAAACCAGACGGCCTTTTTAAACCGATGGACCTTACAAACTATTGGAGCGAGCCTGCTTATCATCCCTTTTTTATTAAAGTTGATGATGAAATCGCGGGTTTTGCTTTAATAAAAAGTACCGCTGAATGTAGTCATGTGGAGCAGTTTTTCACGTTGAAATACGTCGCTAATAGAGGCATTGGTAAGGCTGCTGCAAAACAAATATTCGATCTGTTCCCTGGAAAATGGCGCGTTTTACAAATTAAAAACAATTATCCGGCTCAAGCTTTTTGGCGAAAAGTAATCTCAGAATACACGAATGATCATTATGTCGAAAAATATGATGCCGAAGATGATCGAAGTTCTGTCCAAGAGTTTCACACAAACAATCACAACTAA